The region atggataaacaattgaaagaaatagctggaaaatgaatcaagtctaaataataaatccatttCATTTTGAACAATGTTCCAATTATACCGCCAATGCCGCCAAGGACCACCAGAGGGCtacggaccaccggttgacaatgcCTGTCGTAAACAATTTCCCAAGCAGATCCGCTGAGTCATGCTGACAGTGTAGCTTTAAGATAAAGTCAACAGCAGAAGCTTCCTACCTGTGTGGACTCTTAGGTGCACTTTGAGGTGATGGGATGAGCGGAAGGCTTTACCACAGTAGGGACAATCCTTGATCCCTCGACTGCGGACGCGCTCCCTGCTACTGGGAAGCGAAGCCACTACGGACAGCGCCGCCATGGTCCCGTTTTCTCCTGTGAAAGCAGCACGAGCGAACGTGAGGAAGGCGGTGAACGcagtgggcaaaaaaaaaaaaaagtagaggcTGACCTTTGAAGCCGGGCATGACAGAGGGAAAGCTAGCCACGGCTGCAGGTTGCACTTTGGATTCCTGCCTCAGGTCACCTTGGCTTCCTCTGGCTTGGCTGGAGCTGCAAGTTGCGTCCGTGTCACCTGCAGCGCCTTCTTCCTGGGTCTTGTGAGCGTGAACACGAGCGTGAACGAGCGCCTGCTGAAGGCTGTGGAAGAGCTTTCCGCAGTCGGGGCATTCCCACGAACCCTCCGCTGCGCCGAAGGCTCCTCCGGAAGCTCTTTTGGGATCGGAAGCGTCAGCGTAGGCCCTGAGCCGATCGCTCTCTCCTCCTAATGTCCTTGTTAGACGGGTATGGTGAGCCCTGTCTTTCTCtcgcttctgctgctgctgttgctggtgctgctgcgccacagcgaggcttcgagccaCCAGCTCCCACCAAGGGGTTTGCTCGCCTCCTTCGGTGGTGCGTCTGGGCTCCGTCCTCTCTCTTCCCATCTCCCCTCCTTCCGAGCTCACGCCGCCACTGCTgtttcccctctcagccacctGGGCCACGGCTTGAAGTCTCTCCGTGCAACTGGCCCCGCCGCTGTCACCGGGGAGGCCCAGGTAGCCCAGGATTGCCGACTTGCCGGAAGTTGTCCGCATCCTGCTCGCAGTCTCCTTTTCCGCTCTCCCTTGCTCTGCTCTGCCAGAACCCTGGTGAGCCAGAAGAAGGCTGGAGTAGAGGGCGTTTAGGGACAGGTGACCCAAAGAGTTTTTGGCCTGTGGGTCGGCGTCGCTGCTTCCCAAACTGGCCTTGAGACCGAGCttgttgaggtgcactttcatgTGGTTTTTGAGGAACCAGGGCTCTTTGAAGCCCCGCCCGCACACCTGGCACTTGTGGTCCAAGGAGTCCTTGTGCTTTCGCATGTGTCCCTTAAGGAACCACGATTGAGTGAAACGCTGTCCGCAAGTATCACAACGGAATGCCGGCAACGAGGACGATCCTGCTACTTTGGCAGGTGACGAATTCTGGGGAGCTTCTGAGGTTGCGCTGACCAGGTTGGAATTAGAAAAGGCTGGAGGCAAAGCGGGCCCCTCAGGTGAGGGGTGGCACTCCTGCAGATGGGACGCCAGGGAGCCTTCCTGGTTGGCAGAGAAAGGACAAACCGTGCATTTGTACGGGTTGTGCAGAATGCGCACGTGGCGGGCCAATTCGGAAGCCGTGCGAAATTTTCCTTTGCAGGCATGGCAACGGAATGTCGGCGGGGCAGGAGCGGACGCCGTCCAAGGAGCGAGGTCTTGGTTTAGAGGAGGGCTCAACCTCGCGCTGTTCTGGACGGATTCTGTACTTTTGAGCTCATCCTCTTCGTCCTCCTCTGGGAGCGCGTGTGTAAGATTCCCGCTCAGCGAGAATCTTCCGTGCTTCTGAATCCGCTCTTTTTTGTTCTGTTGGACGATGAGGTTCTGTTTGAGAGGCGCTGAGGCGAGAGCGCCCCGATAATGCGATGAGGCCTGGCGGTGCCGGTCCAGACTGTGGGCTCTGGCGTGAAGGGACAAAATGCTTTGGAATCGGAATCTCTTCCCGCAGACGTGACAGGAGAACCGCAGCGACGGTCCTGTTGCTGTCCTGGTGAACGCGTCCCTCTGGAAGAGCTGCAAATCCAGCTCATCATTGCAGCTTCCGCTGGGTCCAGAAGAGAGCGCGAACTCCAGGGCTCCAAAGCCAAGAGGGGGGGCCGAGGGCGTGGCCGGCGGCGAAGAGTCCAAAGTCGGACTACGTCTCGCTCCCGGGAAAAGAGCCACGGCCGGGGTGGGGGACGGAAGAGCGTCGCCGTTCTGTTGCTCATCACCCTGGTCCTCATGGTCCTCCTCAGCCGGGGGCGACGCGGAGAGAGGGGTGCACGGTGCTGCCTCCAGACCATGAGGGGATGCTTCCGGGCTTTTGGCTTGGGGCAGAGGCTCAGGGGAGCAGGGCAACAAAAACTCTGAGGGGGAATCCATCCTCTGCTTGGACAACATGCAAGCACACATATTAGCGACCCAAAAGACCACTGCGGTGCTCGGCGGCACTGATGAAACCTACCTGGAACGTGTGCGGCGTTATGCCATTCTCCAGGGTCTCGGCCGGCGGGGGTGCAACTCCTCCTTCAATCCCCTGCCAAAAAGCAGAAGACAATGCGTATTAAAACTCCTAAACTGAAAAGCAAGCTTCTCGCTCAAGTGAACACAATAACGCTCATGTCACACCACTTATATGATGAAAACGTACATAAACAGCATTTGTGCAGATAAGAGCAGGTGTTACTTTGTTCTTCTCTCACTTATCTTATAAGCGATGGAATTTTTCGTTTTTATCATGCCCAATGGCAATAAAATTATTGAATCTAATTTGACATATCTTTCttcttcagtgtgtgtgtgtgtgtgtgtgtgtgtgtgtgtgtgtgtgtaacaggtGTGCActtgttacacacacatacacgttagcctgcacttgtgtgtgtgtgtgtgtatgtgcacgtgtgtgatTATCTGTTCGGACACCAGCTCCGGACAGGAAGGGCGGTATTTGGACTTCCCAACACGCCCTTCCTGTGTGCACACATGAACATGCACTCGCAgatgcacacagacacacacacatacacgcaatATTTGGGAAAAGTGGTAGCGGTGGTTTTAAATGAAAGCTACACACTCGATCGTTCATTTGTTGGGTTGCTCAGATCCGTCATGGCCAAGATGGAGGCGTGCCACGACACACAAGGTCGCGACGTGTGACGTATGTGCGGATGGCGAGCAGCCGGATGACTTTCCAGCTCGGCTATGAGTCACAGTGATGTCGCCCGCCGCTCACAGGTTAATCCATGGTGATTGTTCTTTCTCTCCTGTCTGTCT is a window of Syngnathus typhle isolate RoL2023-S1 ecotype Sweden linkage group LG1, RoL_Styp_1.0, whole genome shotgun sequence DNA encoding:
- the znf219 gene encoding zinc finger protein 219 isoform X2, which codes for MTCRVINLRASSRGIEGGVAPPPAETLENGITPHTFQRMDSPSEFLLPCSPEPLPQAKSPEASPHGLEAAPCTPLSASPPAEEDHEDQGDEQQNGDALPSPTPAVALFPGARRSPTLDSSPPATPSAPPLGFGALEFALSSGPSGSCNDELDLQLFQRDAFTRTATGPSLRFSCHVCGKRFRFQSILSLHARAHSLDRHRQASSHYRGALASAPLKQNLIVQQNKKERIQKHGRFSLSGNLTHALPEEDEEDELKSTESVQNSARLSPPLNQDLAPWTASAPAPPTFRCHACKGKFRTASELARHVRILHNPYKCTVCPFSANQEGSLASHLQECHPSPEGPALPPAFSNSNLVSATSEAPQNSSPAKVAGSSSLPAFRCDTCGQRFTQSWFLKGHMRKHKDSLDHKCQVCGRGFKEPWFLKNHMKVHLNKLGLKASLGSSDADPQAKNSLGHLSLNALYSSLLLAHQGSGRAEQGRAEKETASRMRTTSGKSAILGYLGLPGDSGGASCTERLQAVAQVAERGNSSGGVSSEGGEMGRERTEPRRTTEGGEQTPWWELVARSLAVAQQHQQQQQQKREKDRAHHTRLTRTLGGESDRLRAYADASDPKRASGGAFGAAEGSWECPDCGKLFHSLQQALVHARVHAHKTQEEGAAGDTDATCSSSQARGSQGDLRQESKVQPAAVASFPSVMPGFKGENGTMAALSVVASLPSSRERVRSRGIKDCPYCGKAFRSSHHLKVHLRVHTGERPYKCPHCDYAGTQSGSLKYHLQRHHREQRNSSGSATSSVGKIVAAINGLSSVKRRRAQTDPKAQSDGPSSGPAQQSWLLGLPQQQEHRPSQGALDPETQYHYLSGAMGAFYPGGMEGAWIRESPPPKVLKVSRRKPLTTNRVVVDSDKPASAAQNQSGTFEPLDLSRRPTPGLEGLEEEEGGAAGGEGTKLKQCLDCPFRTSSAELMTMHLQVNHTSKSRRKISSLSAFDDEYAGPKGAGSCHRPDSLGIWGYTDESQARAQEGSSIQNWTPNGLPLDHRGGKTESNWPLCVGPALQSESGGDDDEEQEDEEEGSSCPEDQHEGNVLAD
- the znf219 gene encoding zinc finger protein 219 isoform X3; protein product: MNDRGIEGGVAPPPAETLENGITPHTFQQRMDSPSEFLLPCSPEPLPQAKSPEASPHGLEAAPCTPLSASPPAEEDHEDQGDEQQNGDALPSPTPAVALFPGARRSPTLDSSPPATPSAPPLGFGALEFALSSGPSGSCNDELDLQLFQRDAFTRTATGPSLRFSCHVCGKRFRFQSILSLHARAHSLDRHRQASSHYRGALASAPLKQNLIVQQNKKERIQKHGRFSLSGNLTHALPEEDEEDELKSTESVQNSARLSPPLNQDLAPWTASAPAPPTFRCHACKGKFRTASELARHVRILHNPYKCTVCPFSANQEGSLASHLQECHPSPEGPALPPAFSNSNLVSATSEAPQNSSPAKVAGSSSLPAFRCDTCGQRFTQSWFLKGHMRKHKDSLDHKCQVCGRGFKEPWFLKNHMKVHLNKLGLKASLGSSDADPQAKNSLGHLSLNALYSSLLLAHQGSGRAEQGRAEKETASRMRTTSGKSAILGYLGLPGDSGGASCTERLQAVAQVAERGNSSGGVSSEGGEMGRERTEPRRTTEGGEQTPWWELVARSLAVAQQHQQQQQQKREKDRAHHTRLTRTLGGESDRLRAYADASDPKRASGGAFGAAEGSWECPDCGKLFHSLQQALVHARVHAHKTQEEGAAGDTDATCSSSQARGSQGDLRQESKVQPAAVASFPSVMPGFKGENGTMAALSVVASLPSSRERVRSRGIKDCPYCGKAFRSSHHLKVHLRVHTGERPYKCPHCDYAGTQSGSLKYHLQRHHREQRNSSGSATSSVGKIVAAINGLSSVKRRRAQTDPKAQSDGPSSGPAQQSWLLGLPQQQEHRPSQGALDPETQYHYLSGAMGAFYPGGMEGAWIRESPPPKVLKVSRRKPLTTNRVVVDSDKPASAAQNQSGTFEPLDLSRRPTPGLEGLEEEEGGAAGGEGTKLKQCLDCPFRTSSAELMTMHLQVNHTSKSRRKISSLSAFDDEYAGPKGAGSCHRPDSLGIWGYTDESQARAQEGSSIQNWTPNGLPLDHRGGKTESNWPLCVGPALQSESGGDDDEEQEDEEEGSSCPEDQHEGNVLAD
- the znf219 gene encoding zinc finger protein 219 isoform X5 yields the protein MDSPSEFLLPCSPEPLPQAKSPEASPHGLEAAPCTPLSASPPAEEDHEDQGDEQQNGDALPSPTPAVALFPGARRSPTLDSSPPATPSAPPLGFGALEFALSSGPSGSCNDELDLQLFQRDAFTRTATGPSLRFSCHVCGKRFRFQSILSLHARAHSLDRHRQASSHYRGALASAPLKQNLIVQQNKKERIQKHGRFSLSGNLTHALPEEDEEDELKSTESVQNSARLSPPLNQDLAPWTASAPAPPTFRCHACKGKFRTASELARHVRILHNPYKCTVCPFSANQEGSLASHLQECHPSPEGPALPPAFSNSNLVSATSEAPQNSSPAKVAGSSSLPAFRCDTCGQRFTQSWFLKGHMRKHKDSLDHKCQVCGRGFKEPWFLKNHMKVHLNKLGLKASLGSSDADPQAKNSLGHLSLNALYSSLLLAHQGSGRAEQGRAEKETASRMRTTSGKSAILGYLGLPGDSGGASCTERLQAVAQVAERGNSSGGVSSEGGEMGRERTEPRRTTEGGEQTPWWELVARSLAVAQQHQQQQQQKREKDRAHHTRLTRTLGGESDRLRAYADASDPKRASGGAFGAAEGSWECPDCGKLFHSLQQALVHARVHAHKTQEEGAAGDTDATCSSSQARGSQGDLRQESKVQPAAVASFPSVMPGFKGENGTMAALSVVASLPSSRERVRSRGIKDCPYCGKAFRSSHHLKVHLRVHTGERPYKCPHCDYAGTQSGSLKYHLQRHHREQRNSSGSATSSVGKIVAAINGLSSVKRRRAQTDPKAQSDGPSSGPAQQSWLLGLPQQQEHRPSQGALDPETQYHYLSGAMGAFYPGGMEGAWIRESPPPKVLKVSRRKPLTTNRVVVDSDKPASAAQNQSGTFEPLDLSRRPTPGLEGLEEEEGGAAGGEGTKLKQCLDCPFRTSSAELMTMHLQVNHTSKSRRKISSLSAFDDEYAGPKGAGSCHRPDSLGIWGYTDESQARAQEGSSIQNWTPNGLPLDHRGGKTESNWPLCVGPALQSESGGDDDEEQEDEEEGSSCPEDQHEGNVLAD
- the znf219 gene encoding zinc finger protein 219 isoform X1; this encodes MTCRVINLRASSRGIEGGVAPPPAETLENGITPHTFQQRMDSPSEFLLPCSPEPLPQAKSPEASPHGLEAAPCTPLSASPPAEEDHEDQGDEQQNGDALPSPTPAVALFPGARRSPTLDSSPPATPSAPPLGFGALEFALSSGPSGSCNDELDLQLFQRDAFTRTATGPSLRFSCHVCGKRFRFQSILSLHARAHSLDRHRQASSHYRGALASAPLKQNLIVQQNKKERIQKHGRFSLSGNLTHALPEEDEEDELKSTESVQNSARLSPPLNQDLAPWTASAPAPPTFRCHACKGKFRTASELARHVRILHNPYKCTVCPFSANQEGSLASHLQECHPSPEGPALPPAFSNSNLVSATSEAPQNSSPAKVAGSSSLPAFRCDTCGQRFTQSWFLKGHMRKHKDSLDHKCQVCGRGFKEPWFLKNHMKVHLNKLGLKASLGSSDADPQAKNSLGHLSLNALYSSLLLAHQGSGRAEQGRAEKETASRMRTTSGKSAILGYLGLPGDSGGASCTERLQAVAQVAERGNSSGGVSSEGGEMGRERTEPRRTTEGGEQTPWWELVARSLAVAQQHQQQQQQKREKDRAHHTRLTRTLGGESDRLRAYADASDPKRASGGAFGAAEGSWECPDCGKLFHSLQQALVHARVHAHKTQEEGAAGDTDATCSSSQARGSQGDLRQESKVQPAAVASFPSVMPGFKGENGTMAALSVVASLPSSRERVRSRGIKDCPYCGKAFRSSHHLKVHLRVHTGERPYKCPHCDYAGTQSGSLKYHLQRHHREQRNSSGSATSSVGKIVAAINGLSSVKRRRAQTDPKAQSDGPSSGPAQQSWLLGLPQQQEHRPSQGALDPETQYHYLSGAMGAFYPGGMEGAWIRESPPPKVLKVSRRKPLTTNRVVVDSDKPASAAQNQSGTFEPLDLSRRPTPGLEGLEEEEGGAAGGEGTKLKQCLDCPFRTSSAELMTMHLQVNHTSKSRRKISSLSAFDDEYAGPKGAGSCHRPDSLGIWGYTDESQARAQEGSSIQNWTPNGLPLDHRGGKTESNWPLCVGPALQSESGGDDDEEQEDEEEGSSCPEDQHEGNVLAD
- the znf219 gene encoding zinc finger protein 219 isoform X4, with amino-acid sequence MNDRGIEGGVAPPPAETLENGITPHTFQRMDSPSEFLLPCSPEPLPQAKSPEASPHGLEAAPCTPLSASPPAEEDHEDQGDEQQNGDALPSPTPAVALFPGARRSPTLDSSPPATPSAPPLGFGALEFALSSGPSGSCNDELDLQLFQRDAFTRTATGPSLRFSCHVCGKRFRFQSILSLHARAHSLDRHRQASSHYRGALASAPLKQNLIVQQNKKERIQKHGRFSLSGNLTHALPEEDEEDELKSTESVQNSARLSPPLNQDLAPWTASAPAPPTFRCHACKGKFRTASELARHVRILHNPYKCTVCPFSANQEGSLASHLQECHPSPEGPALPPAFSNSNLVSATSEAPQNSSPAKVAGSSSLPAFRCDTCGQRFTQSWFLKGHMRKHKDSLDHKCQVCGRGFKEPWFLKNHMKVHLNKLGLKASLGSSDADPQAKNSLGHLSLNALYSSLLLAHQGSGRAEQGRAEKETASRMRTTSGKSAILGYLGLPGDSGGASCTERLQAVAQVAERGNSSGGVSSEGGEMGRERTEPRRTTEGGEQTPWWELVARSLAVAQQHQQQQQQKREKDRAHHTRLTRTLGGESDRLRAYADASDPKRASGGAFGAAEGSWECPDCGKLFHSLQQALVHARVHAHKTQEEGAAGDTDATCSSSQARGSQGDLRQESKVQPAAVASFPSVMPGFKGENGTMAALSVVASLPSSRERVRSRGIKDCPYCGKAFRSSHHLKVHLRVHTGERPYKCPHCDYAGTQSGSLKYHLQRHHREQRNSSGSATSSVGKIVAAINGLSSVKRRRAQTDPKAQSDGPSSGPAQQSWLLGLPQQQEHRPSQGALDPETQYHYLSGAMGAFYPGGMEGAWIRESPPPKVLKVSRRKPLTTNRVVVDSDKPASAAQNQSGTFEPLDLSRRPTPGLEGLEEEEGGAAGGEGTKLKQCLDCPFRTSSAELMTMHLQVNHTSKSRRKISSLSAFDDEYAGPKGAGSCHRPDSLGIWGYTDESQARAQEGSSIQNWTPNGLPLDHRGGKTESNWPLCVGPALQSESGGDDDEEQEDEEEGSSCPEDQHEGNVLAD